A segment of the Candidatus Methylomirabilota bacterium genome:
GGAGGTCGGCCAGGATGAGATGGGAATCGGTCCCCCCCGAGACGATCCGGATCCCCTCGTCGGCCATACCCTCGGCCAGCGCTCGGGCCGAGCGGACGGTCCGCGCCGCGTAGTCGGCGAACTCCGGCGTGGTGGCCTCTCGAAGGGCCACCGCCTTGGCGGCGATGAGGTTCTCGAGCGGGCCCCCCTGCATCATGGGGAACACCGCCCGATCGATGGCCTTGGCGTGCTCCTCGCGGCACACGATGATCGCCCCCCGGGGCCCGCGGAGCGTCTTGTGCGTGGTGAAGGTCACCACGTCGGCATGCGGCACGGGGTTGGGGTAGGCACCCCCGGCCACGAGCCCGATGAAGTGCGACGCGTCGACCCAGAACAGGGCTCCGACCTCGTCGGCGATCCGGCGGAACCCGGCGAAGTCGATCACCCGCGGATACGCCGTGAAACCGGCCAGGATGATCTTCGGCCGATGCTCCAACGCGAGATCCCTGATTCGATCGAGGTCCAGGACCTCGGTCTGTGGATCCACCTCGTAGGGAACGAACGTGAACCACATCCCCGACACGTTCACGGGCGACCCATGGGTCAGGTGCCCGCCGTGCGAGAGCTTCAGGGCCAGGACCTTGTCGTCGGACTGTGGACGGAGGAACGCGCCGAACACGGCCACATTCGCTTGAGCCCCCGCGTGGGGTTGGACGTTCGCATGCTCCGCACCGAACACCTTCTTCGTCCGATCGATGGCCAGCGTCTCGGAGATGTCGACGAACTCGCACCCGCCGTAGTACC
Coding sequences within it:
- the glyA gene encoding serine hydroxymethyltransferase → MTRDGFVAQWEALQRTDPEIAAAIAGELNRERTTLRLIASENYASPAVLAAMASTMNNKYAEGYPGRRYYGGCEFVDISETLAIDRTKKVFGAEHANVQPHAGAQANVAVFGAFLRPQSDDKVLALKLSHGGHLTHGSPVNVSGMWFTFVPYEVDPQTEVLDLDRIRDLALEHRPKIILAGFTAYPRVIDFAGFRRIADEVGALFWVDASHFIGLVAGGAYPNPVPHADVVTFTTHKTLRGPRGAIIVCREEHAKAIDRAVFPMMQGGPLENLIAAKAVALREATTPEFADYAARTVRSARALAEGMADEGIRIVSGGTDSHLILADLRPLSIGGAEAEAASEGIGIALNKNAIPFDPSPPARPSGIRVGTPGPATLGMDEPEMKEVAGILGEVLRRPDDERVGSACRARVSDLVARFPVYAG